A single region of the Ziziphus jujuba cultivar Dongzao chromosome 10, ASM3175591v1 genome encodes:
- the LOC107410987 gene encoding E3 ubiquitin-protein ligase SDIR1 isoform X3, whose amino-acid sequence MSFVFRGTRGDIESGFPGFIPEQPAVRIHTARPVNTNSLAFLVTAVLLLFMILNSHQMSPNFLLWLVVGVFLMATSLRMYATCQQLQAQARAHAAAASGLLGHTELRLHMPPSIAFATRGRLQGLRLQLALLDREFDDLDYDTLRALDSDSASTTPSMSEEEINALPVHKYKVAGSVKDGSSFQQTPSSSAASEGLKKVDGNMKASEDELTCSICLEQVTRGELVRSLPCLHQFHASCIDPWLRQQGTCPVCKLRMGSGWHESRESESDGSDMV is encoded by the exons ATGAGTTTTGTTTTTCGAGGTACTAGAGGAGATATTGAAAGTGGATTTCCAGGATTTATTCCTGAACAACCTGCAGTG CGTATCCATACAGCTCGGCCAGTAAATACTAATTCACTGGCATTTCTTGTCACGG CAGTTCTGTTGCTATTCATGATTTTGAACTCTCACCAAATGTCACCAAACTTTCTG CTCTGGCTAGTTGTGGGTGTCTTTCTGATGGCAACAAGCCTGAGGATGTATGCAACTTGTCAGCAACTTCAAGCACAGGCCCGAGCCCATGCTGCAGCAGCCAGTGGCTTGCTTGGTCATACAGAATTACGGCTGCATATGCCACCATCAATCGCTTTTGCAACAAGAGGGCGGTTACAAGGACTTAGACTCCAGCTTGCTCTTCTTGATCGTGAATTTGATGATCTAG ATTATGATACTTTGAGAGCACTGGACTCTGACAGTGCCTCTACAACTCCATCAATGAGTGAGGAAGAGATTAATGCCTTACCTGTTCATAAGTATAAAGTTGCTGGTTCAGTGAA AGATGGCTCATCGTTTCAACAGACACCATCTTCTTCGGCTGCATCTGAG GGTTTGAAAAAGGTAGATGGTAACATGAAGGCTTCAGAGGATGAACTGACATGCAGCATTTGCTTAGAGCAAGTCACCAGGGGAGAGCTTGTTCGGAGCCTGCCATGTTTGCATCAG ttCCATGCTAGCTGCATTGATCCATGGCTTCGCCAACAAGGCACCTGTCCAGTATGTAAACTTAGGATGGGGTCAGGATGGCACGAAAGCAGGGAGAGCGAGTCGGATGGTTCGGACATGGTTTGA
- the LOC107410987 gene encoding E3 ubiquitin-protein ligase SDIR1 isoform X2, translating into MSFVFRGTRGDIESGFPGFIPEQPAVRIHTARPVNTNSLAFLVTVLLLFMILNSHQMSPNFLLWLVVGVFLMATSLRMYATCQQLQAQARAHAAAASGLLGHTELRLHMPPSIAFATRGRLQGLRLQLALLDREFDDLDYDTLRALDSDSASTTPSMSEEEINALPVHKYKVAGSVKDGSSFQQTPSSSAASEGLKKVDGNMKASEDELTCSICLEQVTRGELVRSLPCLHQVLPLCTLMDDYLGKEYRNLAKFLWLTRASGFCGSQLCQTSLLVHK; encoded by the exons ATGAGTTTTGTTTTTCGAGGTACTAGAGGAGATATTGAAAGTGGATTTCCAGGATTTATTCCTGAACAACCTGCAGTG CGTATCCATACAGCTCGGCCAGTAAATACTAATTCACTGGCATTTCTTGTCACGG TTCTGTTGCTATTCATGATTTTGAACTCTCACCAAATGTCACCAAACTTTCTG CTCTGGCTAGTTGTGGGTGTCTTTCTGATGGCAACAAGCCTGAGGATGTATGCAACTTGTCAGCAACTTCAAGCACAGGCCCGAGCCCATGCTGCAGCAGCCAGTGGCTTGCTTGGTCATACAGAATTACGGCTGCATATGCCACCATCAATCGCTTTTGCAACAAGAGGGCGGTTACAAGGACTTAGACTCCAGCTTGCTCTTCTTGATCGTGAATTTGATGATCTAG ATTATGATACTTTGAGAGCACTGGACTCTGACAGTGCCTCTACAACTCCATCAATGAGTGAGGAAGAGATTAATGCCTTACCTGTTCATAAGTATAAAGTTGCTGGTTCAGTGAA AGATGGCTCATCGTTTCAACAGACACCATCTTCTTCGGCTGCATCTGAG GGTTTGAAAAAGGTAGATGGTAACATGAAGGCTTCAGAGGATGAACTGACATGCAGCATTTGCTTAGAGCAAGTCACCAGGGGAGAGCTTGTTCGGAGCCTGCCATGTTTGCATCAGGTTCTTCCTCTGTGTACTCTCATGGATG ATTATTTAGGAAAGGAATATCGAAATCTTGCCAAATTTCTTTGGCTTACTCGAGCTTCTGGATTCTGTGGTTCCCAACTTTGTCAGACATCTTTGCTTGTACATAAATGA
- the LOC107410987 gene encoding E3 ubiquitin-protein ligase SDIR1 isoform X5 produces MSFVFRGTRGDIESGFPGFIPEQPAVRIHTARPVNTNSLAFLVTAVLLLFMILNSHQMSPNFLLWLVVGVFLMATSLRMYATCQQLQAQARAHAAAASGLLGHTELRLHMPPSIAFATRGRLQGLRLQLALLDREFDDLDYDTLRALDSDSASTTPSMSEEEINALPVHKYKVAGSVKDGSSFQQTPSSSAASEGLKKVDGNMKASEDELTCSICLEQVTRGELVRSLPCLHQVLPLCTLMDVPC; encoded by the exons ATGAGTTTTGTTTTTCGAGGTACTAGAGGAGATATTGAAAGTGGATTTCCAGGATTTATTCCTGAACAACCTGCAGTG CGTATCCATACAGCTCGGCCAGTAAATACTAATTCACTGGCATTTCTTGTCACGG CAGTTCTGTTGCTATTCATGATTTTGAACTCTCACCAAATGTCACCAAACTTTCTG CTCTGGCTAGTTGTGGGTGTCTTTCTGATGGCAACAAGCCTGAGGATGTATGCAACTTGTCAGCAACTTCAAGCACAGGCCCGAGCCCATGCTGCAGCAGCCAGTGGCTTGCTTGGTCATACAGAATTACGGCTGCATATGCCACCATCAATCGCTTTTGCAACAAGAGGGCGGTTACAAGGACTTAGACTCCAGCTTGCTCTTCTTGATCGTGAATTTGATGATCTAG ATTATGATACTTTGAGAGCACTGGACTCTGACAGTGCCTCTACAACTCCATCAATGAGTGAGGAAGAGATTAATGCCTTACCTGTTCATAAGTATAAAGTTGCTGGTTCAGTGAA AGATGGCTCATCGTTTCAACAGACACCATCTTCTTCGGCTGCATCTGAG GGTTTGAAAAAGGTAGATGGTAACATGAAGGCTTCAGAGGATGAACTGACATGCAGCATTTGCTTAGAGCAAGTCACCAGGGGAGAGCTTGTTCGGAGCCTGCCATGTTTGCATCAGGTTCTTCCTCTGTGTACTCTCATGGATG ttCCATGCTAG
- the LOC107410987 gene encoding E3 ubiquitin-protein ligase SDIR1 isoform X4, which translates to MSFVFRGTRGDIESGFPGFIPEQPAVRIHTARPVNTNSLAFLVTAVLLLFMILNSHQMSPNFLLWLVVGVFLMATSLRMYATCQQLQAQARAHAAAASGLLGHTELRLHMPPSIAFATRGRLQGLRLQLALLDREFDDLDYDTLRALDSDSASTTPSMSEEEINALPVHKYKVAGSVKDGSSFQQTPSSSAASEGLKKVDGNMKASEDELTCSICLEQVTRGELVRSLPCLHQVLPLCTLMDVNGQW; encoded by the exons ATGAGTTTTGTTTTTCGAGGTACTAGAGGAGATATTGAAAGTGGATTTCCAGGATTTATTCCTGAACAACCTGCAGTG CGTATCCATACAGCTCGGCCAGTAAATACTAATTCACTGGCATTTCTTGTCACGG CAGTTCTGTTGCTATTCATGATTTTGAACTCTCACCAAATGTCACCAAACTTTCTG CTCTGGCTAGTTGTGGGTGTCTTTCTGATGGCAACAAGCCTGAGGATGTATGCAACTTGTCAGCAACTTCAAGCACAGGCCCGAGCCCATGCTGCAGCAGCCAGTGGCTTGCTTGGTCATACAGAATTACGGCTGCATATGCCACCATCAATCGCTTTTGCAACAAGAGGGCGGTTACAAGGACTTAGACTCCAGCTTGCTCTTCTTGATCGTGAATTTGATGATCTAG ATTATGATACTTTGAGAGCACTGGACTCTGACAGTGCCTCTACAACTCCATCAATGAGTGAGGAAGAGATTAATGCCTTACCTGTTCATAAGTATAAAGTTGCTGGTTCAGTGAA AGATGGCTCATCGTTTCAACAGACACCATCTTCTTCGGCTGCATCTGAG GGTTTGAAAAAGGTAGATGGTAACATGAAGGCTTCAGAGGATGAACTGACATGCAGCATTTGCTTAGAGCAAGTCACCAGGGGAGAGCTTGTTCGGAGCCTGCCATGTTTGCATCAGGTTCTTCCTCTGTGTACTCTCATGGATG TAAATGGCCAATGGTGA
- the LOC107410987 gene encoding E3 ubiquitin-protein ligase SDIR1 isoform X7, translating into MSFVFRGTRGDIESGFPGFIPEQPAVRIHTARPVNTNSLAFLVTVLLLFMILNSHQMSPNFLLWLVVGVFLMATSLRMYATCQQLQAQARAHAAAASGLLGHTELRLHMPPSIAFATRGRLQGLRLQLALLDREFDDLDYDTLRALDSDSASTTPSMSEEEINALPVHKYKVAGSVKDGSSFQQTPSSSAASEGLKKVDGNMKASEDELTCSICLEQVTRGELVRSLPCLHQFHASCIDPWLRQQGTCPVCKLRMGSGWHESRESESDGSDMV; encoded by the exons ATGAGTTTTGTTTTTCGAGGTACTAGAGGAGATATTGAAAGTGGATTTCCAGGATTTATTCCTGAACAACCTGCAGTG CGTATCCATACAGCTCGGCCAGTAAATACTAATTCACTGGCATTTCTTGTCACGG TTCTGTTGCTATTCATGATTTTGAACTCTCACCAAATGTCACCAAACTTTCTG CTCTGGCTAGTTGTGGGTGTCTTTCTGATGGCAACAAGCCTGAGGATGTATGCAACTTGTCAGCAACTTCAAGCACAGGCCCGAGCCCATGCTGCAGCAGCCAGTGGCTTGCTTGGTCATACAGAATTACGGCTGCATATGCCACCATCAATCGCTTTTGCAACAAGAGGGCGGTTACAAGGACTTAGACTCCAGCTTGCTCTTCTTGATCGTGAATTTGATGATCTAG ATTATGATACTTTGAGAGCACTGGACTCTGACAGTGCCTCTACAACTCCATCAATGAGTGAGGAAGAGATTAATGCCTTACCTGTTCATAAGTATAAAGTTGCTGGTTCAGTGAA AGATGGCTCATCGTTTCAACAGACACCATCTTCTTCGGCTGCATCTGAG GGTTTGAAAAAGGTAGATGGTAACATGAAGGCTTCAGAGGATGAACTGACATGCAGCATTTGCTTAGAGCAAGTCACCAGGGGAGAGCTTGTTCGGAGCCTGCCATGTTTGCATCAG ttCCATGCTAGCTGCATTGATCCATGGCTTCGCCAACAAGGCACCTGTCCAGTATGTAAACTTAGGATGGGGTCAGGATGGCACGAAAGCAGGGAGAGCGAGTCGGATGGTTCGGACATGGTTTGA
- the LOC107410995 gene encoding laccase-2-like produces the protein MGARLPSSLTVLAACLIVVSSLCAFPQAAGANATPKHTGVTRHYKFEIKLKNVTRLCHTKSVVAVNGKFPGPRVVAREGDRLVVKVVNLVPYNITIHWHGIRQLRSGWADGPAYITQCPIQTGQTYVYNFTIVGQRGTLFWHAHFSWLRASVYGPLIILPRRNESYPFVKPYKEVPILFGEWWNANTEAVISQALQTGAGPNVSDAYTLNGLPGPLYNCTQKNETFRLKVKPGKTYLLRLINAALNDELFFRIANHTFTVVEADAIYVKPFETDLLVIAPGQTTNILLKTKDHFPNASFYMLARPYFTGQGTFDNTTIAGILEYQNPSNPSTNNTNSTPITPTLPAINATSAVTNFTTKIRSLNSAKFPAKVPQTVQKNFFFTIGLGSNPCPKNQTCQGPNNRTKFAASINNISFALPSTALLQSYFFRKSNGVYATDFPKFPLHPFNYTGTPPNNTNVINGTTKVEVLPFNTSVEIVLQGTSILGAESHPLHLHGYNFYVVGQGFGNFDPKKDPANYNLVDPPERNTIGVPTGSWVAIRFLADNPGVWLMHCHFDVHLSWGLRMSWIVQDGSLPNQKLPPPPSDLPKC, from the exons ATGGGTGCTCGTCTTCCTTCTTCACTAACAGTTCTCGCGGCTTGTCTCATTGTTGTGAGCTCTCTTTGTGCATTTCCTCAGGCTGCTGGTGCAAATGCAACTCCAAAGCATACAGGCGTTACGAGGCACTACAAGTTCGAA ataaagttgaAAAATGTGACACGTTTGTGTCACACTAAGAGCGTCGTGGCAGTGAATGGGAAATTCCCAGGGCCAAGAGTTGTTGCCAGAGAAGGAGACAGGCTTGTGGTTAAGGTTGTTAACCTTGTTCCGTACAACATAACCATTCATTG GCATGGTATTCGACAACTTCGAAGTGGGTGGGCAGATGGACCTGCTTATATCACCCAATGCCCAATTCAAACAGGCCAAACTTACGTTTACAACTTCACCATTGTTGGGCAGAGAGGAACTCTCTTTTGGCATGCTCACTTCTCCTGGCTAAGAGCCAGTGTCTATGGGCCTCTTATTATCCTCCCTAGGCGCAATGAATCTTACCCTTTTGTCAAACCCTACAAGGAAGTTCCAATTCTGTTTG GAGAGTGGTGGAACGCGAACACAGAGGCTGTTATTAGTCAAGCTCTTCAGACTGGGGCTGGCCCAAATGTCTCTGATGCCTACACCCTTAATGGACTTCCTGGCCCATTATACAATTGCACACAAAAAAATg AGACTTTTAGGCTAAAGGTGAAGCCTGGAAAGACCTATCTACTACGTTTGATCAATGCTGCACTCAATGACGAACTATTCTTCAGGATTGCAAATCATACCTTTACCGTGGTCGAAGCCGATGCAATTTACGTTAAGCCATTTGAAACTGATCTTCTAGTCATAGCCCCAGGACAAACCACAAATATTCTCCTCAAGACCAAGGATCATTTTCCAAACGCTTCATTCTACATGTTAGCCAGACCATATTTCACAGGACAAGGAACATTCGACAACACCACCATTGCCGGAATTCTCGAATACCAAAACCCTTCAAACCCTTCCACCAATAACACCAACTCTACACCAATAACACCAACTCTCCCAGCCATCAATGCCACTTCAGCGGTTACAAATTTCACCACCAAAATCCGATCCTTGAACAGTGCAAAATTCCCTGCTAAAGTCCCACAGACCGTTCAAAAGAACTTCTTCTTCACCATAGGTCTAGGAAGCAATCCTTGTCCTAAGAACCAAACCTGCCAGGGCCCTAATAACCGAACCAAATTCGCAGCTAGTATCAACAACATCTCTTTTGCTCTACCATCCACCGCTCTTCTCCAATcctattttttcagaaaatcgAATGGGGTTTATGCCACTGATTTCCCTAAATTCCCTCTTCATCCATTCAACTACACTGGAACTCCACCGAACAATACCAATGTCATCAATGGGACGACCAAGGTGGAGGTTCTTCCATTTAACACCAGTGTGGAGATTGTCCTCCAAGGCACCAGCATTCTTGGAGCTGAGAGCCATCCTCTGCATTTGCATGGATATAATTTCTATGTTGTTGGCCAAGGTTTCGGTAACTTCGATCCTAAGAAAGACCCTGCAAACTACAATCTTGTCGACCCCCCAGAAAGGAACACCATCGGTGTACCTACCGGCAGTTGGGTTGCAATCCGATTCCTCGCCGATAACCCAG GTGTTTGGTTGATGCACTGCCATTTTGACGTGCATTTGAGTTGGGGATTGAGGATGTCATGGATCGTCCAAGATGGAAGTCTTCCCAATCAGAAGTTGCCTCCTCCACCATCCGATCTTCCCAAATGTTGA
- the LOC107410987 gene encoding E3 ubiquitin-protein ligase SDIR1 isoform X6, with protein sequence MSFVFRGTRGDIESGFPGFIPEQPAVRIHTARPVNTNSLAFLVTAVLLLFMILNSHQMSPNFLLWLVVGVFLMATSLRMYATCQQLQAQARAHAAAASGLLGHTELRLHMPPSIAFATRGRLQGLRLQLALLDREFDDLDYDTLRALDSDSASTTPSMSEEEINALPVHKYKVAGSVKDGSSFQQTPSSSAASEFHASCIDPWLRQQGTCPVCKLRMGSGWHESRESESDGSDMV encoded by the exons ATGAGTTTTGTTTTTCGAGGTACTAGAGGAGATATTGAAAGTGGATTTCCAGGATTTATTCCTGAACAACCTGCAGTG CGTATCCATACAGCTCGGCCAGTAAATACTAATTCACTGGCATTTCTTGTCACGG CAGTTCTGTTGCTATTCATGATTTTGAACTCTCACCAAATGTCACCAAACTTTCTG CTCTGGCTAGTTGTGGGTGTCTTTCTGATGGCAACAAGCCTGAGGATGTATGCAACTTGTCAGCAACTTCAAGCACAGGCCCGAGCCCATGCTGCAGCAGCCAGTGGCTTGCTTGGTCATACAGAATTACGGCTGCATATGCCACCATCAATCGCTTTTGCAACAAGAGGGCGGTTACAAGGACTTAGACTCCAGCTTGCTCTTCTTGATCGTGAATTTGATGATCTAG ATTATGATACTTTGAGAGCACTGGACTCTGACAGTGCCTCTACAACTCCATCAATGAGTGAGGAAGAGATTAATGCCTTACCTGTTCATAAGTATAAAGTTGCTGGTTCAGTGAA AGATGGCTCATCGTTTCAACAGACACCATCTTCTTCGGCTGCATCTGAG ttCCATGCTAGCTGCATTGATCCATGGCTTCGCCAACAAGGCACCTGTCCAGTATGTAAACTTAGGATGGGGTCAGGATGGCACGAAAGCAGGGAGAGCGAGTCGGATGGTTCGGACATGGTTTGA
- the LOC107411012 gene encoding small polypeptide DEVIL 13: MDEKWKISKKEAAGGSSSSSSKNVFGRSSSTRSCSSSCSKSPLLRSFSTKSSSASNNNNNSNKCPLPRSFSQKGSSISRKCSSLAKEQKARFYIMRRCVAMLVCWHKHGDS; the protein is encoded by the coding sequence atggatgagaAATGGAAGATTTCAAAGAAGGAAGCAGCAGgaggttcttcttcttcttcatccaaGAATGTGTTTGGAAGAAGTAGCTCAACAAGAAGCTGCTCATCATCTTGTTCAAAATCTCCATTGCTGAGGAGCTTCTCAACAAAGAGTAGTTCAgcatctaataataataataattcgaaTAAGTGCCCTCTTCCAAGGAGTTTCTCACAGAAAGGATCTTCCATTAGCAGAAAGTGTAGTAGCTTAGCTAAGGAGCAAAAGGCCAGGTTTTACATCATGAGGCGCTGCGTTGCTATGCTTGTATGCTGGCACAAACATGGTGAttcttga
- the LOC107410994 gene encoding zinc transporter 2 has product MASKSISSSLTYLTVLILQVFVLVNGHGGHGDDEDEEHVDLHSKGLTLVKVWCLIILLVSTFAGGVSPYFFRWNESFLLLGTQFAGGVFLGTSLMHFLSDSNETFGDLTDKSYPFAFMLASAGYLLTMIGDCVIIYITNSGEREARVVVEEDGRAAGGGKDVNGGGEDSNPVFLKTSSFGDTILLILALCFHSVFEGIAVGVADKKSDAWRNLWTISLHKIFAAIAMGIALLRMLPKRPFLITAAYSFAFAISSPIGVGIGIAIDATTQGRVADWIYAISMGLACGVFIYVAINHLIAKGFKPQANSYFDTPFFKFLAVLLGVGVIAVVMIWD; this is encoded by the exons ATGGCTTCTAAGTCAATTTCCTCTTCTCTAACCTATCTAACTGTGCTAATCCTCCAAGTTTTCGTCCTAGTCAACGGCCATGGAGGTCATGGCGACGACGAAGACGAAGAGCACGTAGATTTGCACTCGAAAGGGTTGACTCTGGTGAAGGTATGGTGTTTGATAATCCTGCTAGTGAGCACTTTTGCGGGCGGAGTTTCGCCGTACTTCTTCAGATGGAACGAGAGCTTTCTTCTGCTCGGTACTCAGTTTGCAGGGGGAGTATTCCTGGGCACTTCTTTGATGCATTTCTTGAGCGATTCCAACGAGACGTTCGGCGATCTCACTGACAAATCGTACCCTTTCGCTTTCATGCTGGCATCCGCGGGATATCTTCTGACGATGATTGGAGATTGCGTAATCATCTATATTACAAATTCAGGTGAAAGAGAAGCTCGTGTGGTGGTGGAGGAAGATGGAAGAGCAGCTGGTGGTGGCAAAGATGTAAATGGTGGTGGGGAAGATTCGAACCCTGTTTTCTTGAAAACGTCGTCGTTTGGCGACACCATACTTCTTATTCTCGCTCTTTGTTTTCATTCGGTTTTTGAAGGCATCGCCGTTGGTGTTGCag ACAAGAAGTCAGATGCATGGAGGAATCTATGGACAATATCACTGCACAAAATATTCGCAGCAATTGCAATGGGGATTGCACTGCTGAGGATGCTACCAAAGAGGCCATTTCTGATAACAGCAGCTTATTCTTTTGCATTTGCAATTTCAAGTCCAATTGGCGTAGGCATAGGCATTGCTATCGATGCCACAACGCAGGGTCGTGTAGCCGATTGGATCTATGCAATCTCAATGGGACTTGCTTGTGGGGTTTTTATCTACGTTGCCATTAACCATCTCATTGCCAAAGGCTTCAAACCTCAAGCCAATTCTTACTTTGATACCCCCTTCTTCAAGTTTCTTGCTGTGCTTCTTGGTGTAGGAGTTATAGCAGTTGTTATGATCTgggattaa
- the LOC107410987 gene encoding E3 ubiquitin-protein ligase SDIR1 isoform X1, with protein sequence MSFVFRGTRGDIESGFPGFIPEQPAVRIHTARPVNTNSLAFLVTAVLLLFMILNSHQMSPNFLLWLVVGVFLMATSLRMYATCQQLQAQARAHAAAASGLLGHTELRLHMPPSIAFATRGRLQGLRLQLALLDREFDDLDYDTLRALDSDSASTTPSMSEEEINALPVHKYKVAGSVKDGSSFQQTPSSSAASEGLKKVDGNMKASEDELTCSICLEQVTRGELVRSLPCLHQVLPLCTLMDDYLGKEYRNLAKFLWLTRASGFCGSQLCQTSLLVHK encoded by the exons ATGAGTTTTGTTTTTCGAGGTACTAGAGGAGATATTGAAAGTGGATTTCCAGGATTTATTCCTGAACAACCTGCAGTG CGTATCCATACAGCTCGGCCAGTAAATACTAATTCACTGGCATTTCTTGTCACGG CAGTTCTGTTGCTATTCATGATTTTGAACTCTCACCAAATGTCACCAAACTTTCTG CTCTGGCTAGTTGTGGGTGTCTTTCTGATGGCAACAAGCCTGAGGATGTATGCAACTTGTCAGCAACTTCAAGCACAGGCCCGAGCCCATGCTGCAGCAGCCAGTGGCTTGCTTGGTCATACAGAATTACGGCTGCATATGCCACCATCAATCGCTTTTGCAACAAGAGGGCGGTTACAAGGACTTAGACTCCAGCTTGCTCTTCTTGATCGTGAATTTGATGATCTAG ATTATGATACTTTGAGAGCACTGGACTCTGACAGTGCCTCTACAACTCCATCAATGAGTGAGGAAGAGATTAATGCCTTACCTGTTCATAAGTATAAAGTTGCTGGTTCAGTGAA AGATGGCTCATCGTTTCAACAGACACCATCTTCTTCGGCTGCATCTGAG GGTTTGAAAAAGGTAGATGGTAACATGAAGGCTTCAGAGGATGAACTGACATGCAGCATTTGCTTAGAGCAAGTCACCAGGGGAGAGCTTGTTCGGAGCCTGCCATGTTTGCATCAGGTTCTTCCTCTGTGTACTCTCATGGATG ATTATTTAGGAAAGGAATATCGAAATCTTGCCAAATTTCTTTGGCTTACTCGAGCTTCTGGATTCTGTGGTTCCCAACTTTGTCAGACATCTTTGCTTGTACATAAATGA